Proteins encoded by one window of Elaeis guineensis isolate ETL-2024a chromosome 12, EG11, whole genome shotgun sequence:
- the LOC105054963 gene encoding uncharacterized protein — translation MVGAAEEAQLNRLESQVDNGGGGAWEYLCLVRKLKARRSEKVLKHGLSILNDPKARSRLGGEEWTLYEQVAIAAMDCQRLDVAKDCIATLSKKFTGSLRVGRLEAMLLEAKGAWADAEKAYARLLEDNPLDQAMHKRKVAMAKAQGNISAAVDFLNKYLEIFMADQDAWRELAEIYVSLQMYKQAAFCYEELILSQPTVPLYHLAYAEVLYTMGGLENLQAAKKYYASTINLTGGKNTRALYGVCLCSVAINQLTKGRNKEEESSELQSLAAEALLKDYKHRAPEKLPLLSTMLKNMKLIS, via the exons ATGGTGGGGGCGGCGGAGGAGGCGCAGCTGAACCGCCTTGAGAGCCAGGTAGACAATGGCGGCGGCGGGGCGTGGGAGTACCTCTGCCTCGTCCGCAAGCTCAAGGCCCGCCGATCCGAGAAGGTCCTCAAGCACGGTCTCTCCATCTTGAACGACCCCAAGGCTCGATCCAGGCTCGGTGGAGAAG AATGGACTCTTTATGAGCAGGTGGCTATTGCTGCAATGGATTGCCAGCGGCTAGATGTTGCAAAG GATTGTATTGCTACTCTCTCCAAGAAATTTACAGGAAGTTTGAGGGTCG GCAGATTAGAAGCAATGCTGCTTGAAGCGAAGGGAGCATGGGCTGATGCAGAAAAAGCTTATGCACGTCTTCTAGAGGATAATCCACTTGATCAG GCGATGCATAAGAGGAAGGTTGCTATGGCCAAGGCACAAGGAAATATCTCAGCTGCTGTTGATTTTCTAAATAAGTACCTTGAAAT ATTTATGGCTGATCAAGATGCTTGGAGAGAACTTGCAGAAATTTATGTATCCCTACAAAT GTACAAGCAAGCAGCCTTTTGTTATGAGGAGCTAATATTATCTCAGCCAACAGTTCCTCTATATCATCTGGCTTATGCAGAG GTACTTTATACTATGGGTGGTTTGGAAAATCTTCAGGCAGCCAAAAAATACTATGCATCCACCATTAACTTGACTGGAGGCAAGAATACCAGAGCTCTCTATGGTGTATGCTTG TGTAGTGTTGCCATCAATCAGCTGACCAAGGGGCGCAACAAGGAAGAGGAGAGCTCTGAACTGCAATCTCTGGCTGCAGAGGCTTTATTGAAAGATTACAAGCATAGGGCCCCTGAAAAGCTACCTCTTCTTTCCACAATGCTGAAGAATATGAAACTCATCTCTTGA
- the LOC105054998 gene encoding putative pentatricopeptide repeat-containing protein At3g25970, protein MRGRWSLRRLSSISSLQFPPATATPLPPPPPSPPITIVLLRALLPEALRASVVHHPTPLTPQLLSLSLKSGLSPDLHLATHLIGRLSHSGHLSEARALLLHTPAADTAAWNALISGCARNDRVELAFQLVKELPLHGLNPNAFTLSSLLKAASSHGEILATEVVHGVAVKMGFLSAVYVITGLLDNYSKVGELGLAEKCFEECPLFDSGVWTAMVSGYVKNGMIGSAVGTFKEMLDLGLSLNEFCLTSVLAALSDGEFDVKQGKQIHCLSIKVGFLCCDLMPLSNALLSMYCRCGTKADGLRAFWEIQEPDVVSWSTLIRALDGEEALGLFKFLLSRDVDVNEFTLINVLSVIDKPELLRGGKQIQAWCFRNGLASIVSVGNALVSMHGKCGQIDDAKQVFDEMAERDIVSWNALIAACVANCLPDRVLWLFSWMQHSSFKPNISTLSSLFEAASRFSTSNLAAQIHSYIIKLGHTFDDRIATALIAMYGKCDRIDESKQVFDEVDRRVLVHMNAMASTFVQAGHHADAIKLFKRTRHMGMEVDNVSLSVVVKAYCALTSIEQGRNMHSLALKLGIDRDSLVGSGLVDIYCKCGSLGEAIKVFEELPKSNLATWNAMLTGYAQHGCYDKVISHFKKMVEGGIDPDEITFLGVLFASCHGGHVEEAYYYLNSMIKDHGVVPSLEHYACVVDLLGRVGQLEEAKRIIDQMPLSSDARMWQIFLTACNIHVNVKLGEIAAQELLKLEPDNDSAYVLLSNIYAMTGKWDEVRELRRGMRERTVWKEPGCSWIEVKGSIHSFLASDLTHPQASEISLMLEELHNVMMITKSEADGNLVQAEDLVALD, encoded by the coding sequence ATGAGGGGGCGATGGAGCCTCCGCCGCTTATCCTCGATATCCTCCCTCCAATTCCCTCCCGCCACCGCCACCCCCCTTCCACCGCCGCCGCCGTCGCCGCCCATCACTATCGTCCTCCTTCGCGCCCTCCTTCCCGAAGCCCTGCGAGCCTCCGTCGTCCACCACCCGACCCCCCTAACCCCTCAACTCTTATCCCTCTCTCTTAAGTCCGGCCTCTCCCCAGACCTCCACCTCGCCACCCATCTCATCGGCCGCCTCTCCCACTCCGGCCACCTCTCCGAGGCTCGTGCCCTACTCCTCCACACCCCCGCCGCCGACACCGCCGCCTGGAACGCCCTGATCTCTGGATGTGCCCGAAATGACCGCGTCGAACTCGCGTTCCAACTTGTCAAAGAATTGCCGCTCCACGGCCTCAATCCCAACGCCTTCACCTTGAGTTCCCTCCTTAAGGCTGCCTCCTCCCATGGAGAAATTCTAGCCACAGAAGTGGTCCATGGGGTCGCCGTCAAAATGGGATTTTTATCAGCTGTTTACGTGATCACCGGCTTGCTGGATAACTATTCGAAAGTAGGGGAATTGGGCTTGGCTGAGAAATGCTTCGAGGAATGCCCTTTATTTGATTCGGGGGTGTGGACTGCTATGGTTTCTGGGTATGTGAAGAATGGAATGATTGGATCAGCTGTTGGAACCTTTAAGGAGATGTTGGATTTGGGATTGAGTTTGAATGAGTTTTGTCTTACGAGCGTTCTTGCTGCATTGTCTGACGGTGAGTTTGATGTAAAGCAGGGGAAGCAGATTCACTGTTTGAGCATAAAGGTAGGATTTTTATGTTGTGATTTGATGCCTTTGAGCAATGCGCTTCTAAGCATGTACTGTAGGTGTGGAACCAAGGCCGATGGGCTTCGTGCTTTCTGGGAGATTCAGGAACCTGATGTGGTTTCTTGGAGCACGCTTATCAGGGCTCTTGATGGCGAAGAAGCTCTCGGATTGTTTAAGTTCTTGTTGTCAAGAGATGTGGATGTAAATGAGTTCACTCTGATCAACGTACTGTCAGTTATTGATAAGCCGGAGCTGCTGAGAGGAGGGAAACAGATCCAAGCTTGGTGCTTTAGAAATGGGCTTGCATCCATTGTCTCTGTTGGCAATGCGCTTGTTTCCATGCATGGAAAGTGTGGGCAGATTGATGATGCGAAGCAAGTATTTGATGAAATGGCCGAAAGAGATATAGTTTCATGGAATGCCTTGATAGCTGCATGTGTTGCCAATTGCTTGCCTGATAGAGTGCTATGGCTGTTTTCTTGGATGCAGCATTCATCTTTCAAACCCAATATTTCTACCTTGTCGAGCCTTTTTGAAGCTGCTTCAAGATTTTCTACTTCCAATCTAGCAGCACAAATCCATTCATATATAATCAAATTGGGGCATACATTTGATGATCGCATTGCCACCGCCTTGATAGCAATGTATGGAAAGTGTGATAGGATTGATGAGTCAAAACAAGTATTTGATGAGGTTGATAGAAGAGTCTTGGTCCATATGAATGCAATGGCTTCCACTTTCGTTCAAGCTGGCCATCATGCAGATGCAATCAAACTGTTTAAGAGAACTAGGCATATGGGAATGGAAGTGGACAATGTTTCTCTCAGTGTAGTCGTTAAAGCTTATTGTGCTCTGACATCAATAGAGCAAGGAAGGAACATGCACTCTCTGGCTCTGAAATTGGGTATTGACAGAGATAGTCTTGTCGGGAGTGGGTTGGTTGATATCTATTGTAAATGTGGAAGCTTAGGTGAAGCAATAAAAGTTTTTGAGGAGCTTCCAAAGAGTAATTTGGCTACATGGAATGCCATGCTGACTGGGTATGCACAGCACGGTTGCTATGACAAGGTCATCAGTCACTTTAAAAAGATGGTGGAAGGAGGCATAGACCCTGATGAGATTACATTTTTGGGAGTGCTTTTTGCCAGCTGCCATGGAGGCCATGTTGAGGAAGCCTATTACTACTTAAACTCCATGATCAAAGACCATGGTGTAGTTCCATCTTTAGAACACTATGCCTGTGTTGTTGACTTGCTTGGTCGAGTAGGACAATTAGAAGAAGCTAAAAGAATTATTGATCAGATGCCTCTCAGTTCGGATGCTAGGATGTGGCAAATCTTTCTGACAGCTTGCAACATTCATGTCAATGTGAAGCTTGGAGAGATTGCAGCACAAGAACTACTGAAGCTTGAACCTGATAATGATTCTGCCTATGTGCTGCTTTCAAATATTTATGCTATGACTGGTAAATGGGATGAGGTTAGGGAATTGAGGAGGGGAATGAGGGAGAGAACAGTTTGGAAGGAACCAGGATGTAGTTGGATCGAAGTCAAAGGAAGCATCCACTCATTTTTGGCAAGCGATCTAACCCATCCCCAGGCTTCAGAAATTTCTTTAATGCTAGAAGAGTTGCACAATGTAATGATGATTACAAAATCTGAGGCAGACGGAAATTTGGTGCAGGCAGAAGACTTGGTAGCACTTGATTAA